The nucleotide sequence CTGGTTTCCCGCTCGCCAAACGCAACTTTTGCAACTTGTTCCCGACATTCCGCCCCCTCTCCGGTGCAGACTTTGCAATACGCGTAAACACAGCAAGACGGGGTAGAGGAAGCAGCAACAGAGTGATGCAATCTCTTGGCGAGCAAACAAAGGTTGTGCAATGAAACATACCAACCAACAATCACCGCCTCTGTCAGCCCAACGGGGCCGGCTGCAACCTGGCACGGACCCCTCCTACCCCGGCTTCTGCCACCCAATGCACTGAATGTTTAGTGATGGCTCAGACGTACCTCTTACGGACTCTTTTGCCCTGCGCCGCATTTTACTACCAAGTCAAACTGCCTGTTGCGTCGGCAGGTTCCGAATTTCCCTCCCGTACATCCTGGGTGAGCAAGGGAAGGGTGACGGAGGCTACTATGGGTGAGCAGCCTGGGGGTTGAGGGCTATATCTGGGCATCCAGGCCCCGCAGCTGTTTCTGGAACTCTGCAAATCTGATTCTAGGCTAGATCTAATCTGACATTCCGTTTGATCCAGTTCTTCTGATCGATTGACAGTAATCACTTGTTTCCTTGTGCGCCTTGCAAACGCTCCACTTTGCCGGAAACCCCACTCTGCcgtaccttgcctaccttcTTCCCTCGGAGACCTGAGTTGACTTGTGGCTCACTTTGTTCATCAAtccaaacaaagaaaaaggttCTTGTTTCCCACAAACCCAACCAACAACTCGCCAAGAAGTTTGCGTAAGGAACCGGAAAGCAAAGGAATCAACGAGTCAGCGACGTGCCACACATCCTGCCACACACTCTCGCTACAACCCGTCACTCCAGAACTCAGAGAACTCCATCGTCAACATGGGTGCCGAAGCCAACGGATCGTGCCTCTGCGGAGCCGTCAACATCCACGTCGCTGGTGATCCCCTTGAGGTGGTAAGTTCAGAAGCTGCCCGCTCCGTTGCATCGATTCAACCCATGACGTACCCAAAACTCTTGCAACTTACCTCCCACACGTCACtccatcatcaccaccaaCTAACACAAGCCATCCCCTCCCAACAAAACAGCGCCTCTGCTACTGCACCGACTGCCGCAAGGTCTCTGGCGGCACCAACAGCGTAAACTGGTGCGTGCAGTCGGGCCAGGTCTCGATCCAGACGGCGGCCGGCGTGTCGCTGTCGTCCGTCGCCGTTAAGGCCGACTCGGGCGCCTGCATGACGGGCTTCTTCTGCCCCAAGTGCGGCACCACCCTCTACCGTCAGAGCACCGCCTTCCGCGGCCTGCTCTTCGTCAAGGCCGGCGTCTTTGACGACCACGTGCTCGACGCCCGCAGGCCCCAGGTCGAGGCCTACGTCGTGCACAGGCCCGTGTGGATGTGTGCGCTTGCTGGAGCGGACCAGAAGCATGAGGGCTGAAGAATGCGAACGGGGGTTGATGGGTTTTCGACGGGCGGAGATCCCGTCTGTACATTcacgccttttttttcttttcttggtttCATTTGTCTCTCACACATGTGTTTTAAAAGGGATCTACAGATGAGCCACGGTCGGCTGTGATCGGTGGGCTGGAACCGTGATGCTGCGCTGCAAGCCTGTACATGAGGTTCAGTTTTTAATGGGCTAATGGGATCTTTGGGAAGAGTAACGGGACCATCGAGAAGGTCGGGCAGTAAGAAAACAGATGGCCAAGGCAGCTAGTAATCTGGAGCTCATAGTCTTCTCTACATCAATAGAAGCTGATGTGGCCATGGAGATCAGCTGAACAATGCATCCAAGTTCCAACGCCCAGATTAGGTACCTGCTTGGACATTCCAAAATTGTAATTATGCGTGCATTCACCAGGTCCGTTCAACCTTGTTGTAGATTTCCGAGTCGAAGCTGGGCCAGACGGCTCATCAGAGCTGGAGTTGCAAACGGCAACCACAAACATGCAAGGTGAGTTGTACGTATGACCATTTTGATTTTGAGTCACCATTCGAGAGGAAAGAGCTCGATCCTGAGAGGCTGATCTTCCCGGTGGCTTGGATGAGGCCTTGGAAGGGGCTGTTCGGGGAGAGCGAGCTGACCACACAGCATTATCGTGTCTGGATCTTTCTCTTCTCCTCAGGCTCTTACTTTCTCTTTTCGGattttgctgagctttgCCAGCCCTGAAACTCATTTAACCTCGAGGTTGACTCATCCACCAAGTGTTGACATGCTATTACATCCCATTGAGCTTTTGCATATCATAAAGGTTTTGTCAACACAAAGTAGGCATTGTTGGATACTGAAAGACTCCAATGTGCTAGTATCACACAGTGATAACTCCATCCCATGAACAGAAATGAAAGAAGAACAGCAAGGAAAAAAGTGTCAAACTTTAGAGCATTTCTCCGGCAAGAACCTCACAAAGTGCTGGTGTCTTTCAGTATGGTGAGCCTGGCGCAGAGAAACCTGGTCCTGCAGTCGGAACAGTTAGTCCTTCTTCTGGGTTTCCTTCCCCTTCCCATGGCTCGATCCCCCCTTCTTCTGATCCTTTTTCGCCTGCTTCTGTTCCAGTTTCTCCTGCTTCCGTTCAGCCTGGATGCTGAGGGTTGATCTTCCATCAGGGTATATGTGCACCAGCCCACTCTTGGTTGGAATCTTCACGGTGACGTGTTCTTCTTCGTCTGCGCTGCTGGTGTCTGCTCCACTGTGCGGGCGATGAACAATATCCACCTTTTTTACATTAGCTTGATGCGCGAACTGTTCAATTATCGGCAACCAAATTTCCGATTGCGACTCTGTCATCCTGCCACCCCTTTTCCCACCTCTGCCGGTATTATCTTCGATCGTGAGCTTATCTCGCTTTTCAAGGCTTTGCGAGGCATCGTCATAGCTGCGGGCGCCGACTGTAGAATCACGCCCCGTCCCGCGCGCGACGAGAGCGGATTCCCGATCGGTGCCGGCCGCATCACGCTTTGCAACGTCGGTGGCACTGGCAGTGAGGTCGAGCAAGCCGGTCGGCATGGCGCATGCGGCGATGGCCATGCCGAAGACGACCGACGCGAGGCGGCTGGTGATGCGcattttttggggggttttggttttcttctttgggaaaagagggagaaaaaaaaaggaaaaaaaaagaacagagTGAAGAAAAAGTGTTGAAAAGTTTGTTTGTGTCTTGGTAGATCAGAGAACGGctgaaaaaaagggaaaacgACAAATGAAAGGAAAGACGTAGCGAAAGACCTCCGAtagtgatgatgatgagtaAATAGTCGAGGAAGTTAGGGACATGGCTGCCTAATAAGTCTAATAACGACTCCCAGTCGAACCGATAGATTCAAATATTAGCCCCGCTGTATTAACTCGCCAATTTTCGGAGCAAGTCTCCCGTTCAGATGGCCATGCCATTTCCAAGAGACAGaacaaaaaataaagaaaggAAAACTAGACAGGAACTGAAATACACCCCACACCGCTTCTTTTGCCCTGTGCCGGTGCCAAAGTATGTGATGATCATATAACCACTTGCCCTGTTCGTTCTAAATATGCAACTATTTCTGGTAGCTTATACGCATCTAGCCCTAAATAAACGTACCGGCGAGGATTTGCCTTGTTGTTTTGAGCAAATTGGAATTCCGTAGTCCGGGGAGCAAAAATATGTGAAATGCCTGATAAAATGCTTTTACCAGGGACAAGGACGAGGTAGGTATTTTGGGCTTCCAAATTCACGTGTAGGTGCAGGGTGCATTCGAGGATTACGAGTACATTCATCCAAGGATAGATGTGTAATCAGTGGCCCACTAGTGGCAGTGTCATGCAAATCCTGGCAGGGTCTCTACTTCAAGACGCAGACCTGTTGCATGATGGCCGACGACTCGCTCTCCGGATATGCGCCGGTGGTCGACAAACACAGTCCTCAACGCATGACAAATCTGTTCGCTGTTCGGGGCTTGAAAAAAGAGTTTTTAGTTCGGAAGCACCTGAACAAAAAGAGGTTTATCCGGATTTTCCGGCAATGGGGTGTTGGATACCCCCCGTAGTAGTTGGCACGAAAATGTCTTGACACTGAGCCCGAAGCAGCAAAGCCACGCATGTTCGGGCTGTATTAGGAGAAAAGATATTGTACGCATAAAGACCATTACGACTGCTCGAACAGGCATGTCTCTTTACTGTTTATGGCTTGTTTGTGATGTTACGAAATGCCTGCCTATTTTACGCTTTTAAGTTGAGTTCCGATTCGTATTCCGCATTGATGCACGATGGCGTCGTTGAACTCTCACCAAGGACTGCTTGCGTTGAGCCAATTAGTCCTGGCTCTAACAATATACTTTACGGCTTCGTGTCTATTTTATTTCATTTTTAGTTCACCTTCCATTACTCGGTGAGCCCTTGGTGTTCGTGGTTGGTCACCGTTGGTGCTATGTACCTGGTGCTTGTTTGTCTAGATACCTAATCCCTGTCAATTCAGTTCAGCCAGCCGAATCGACTACCCCGCCATTTTCTTCCATTCTGTTCGTGTCAAGACCAAGTGTGCCCTTCAATTCGACTTCACGTGGGGTATATGCTATCAGAGACAATTGCCATAACTTACACTGGCAATCCAGCAGCAAGCTGCAGGCCAGGGCATCTTGTAGCAGGAAAGATTGACTACTAACCCCGTCGACATTGCCAGACGCCTAGTTGTCATGACCGACAAAGACTTGTGGATGAACCGTCGGTTCATGGGAGTGAGTAGTAATCCTTCTAATACCCACCCATCTCTTGTAAATATTCATCTGCTTAGACAAAAGCTTCATAGGAACGTGCTGAGAAATATCTGGCCGGACGCTTCTGCCCCGTCCACCTGGGCGATGTAATCCAGGACCGCTACCATATTTTCCGTAAGCTAGGCACTGGCAGCCAGTGTACTGTTTGGCTAGCAAGGGACAGAGGGTAGGTCTTCTGTCTCCAGGGTGTCAATGGACGTCATCGCTGATCCCTGCTACTACGGAAAAGTGTGGAGGCGCGCCGTTATGTGGCCCTCAAGGTCTTTTCCGCCCAATATAGCAACCTGGACCAGATCTCAGTCGAGCAGATTCTTGGTTCGCGGCACGACGACCACAAAGAGAGCCATCCTGGCAAACGTCACGTCGAGCTGGCACTTGACAGCTTTGAGATAAAGGGACCAAACGGGCAAACTCACCTGGTCAAAGTCCTCGAGCCTCTCGGCCCCAACCTCGCGACAGTCATCGAGGAGGCAACAGACCGGCGCGCCGAGCTCAACGACTCCGAAGGCTGGGTCGGCAAGGCAGCGGAGGGCGACGGCTGGTCGATCCAATTTGCAAAAAGGGCTTGCTACCAGATCCTCCTGGGGCTGGATTATCTCCATGCTCGGCAGGTGGCACACCGAGATGTTCGGCCGGGAAACGTCTGCCTAGGCCTGCGGATGGATCTTGCTGAGCTGAGCGAGAACGCTATTCAACAAGATGTGTGGCGGGCTGGAGAGCCGGATCAGGACGAATCATCCGGTGAAGAAGGCGACGCCGGAGATGATGCAGCCCAGAAAGAGGGGCAGGAATCAGACTCGGGATCGGACTCGGAATCAGAGGACTCGAGGCCCGTCTCGCCAAGAATCTCAAAGATGATGGAACAAGCCAAGCTGTGCAGGCAACTCACCGAGCAACAGTGGGCGGAGTACAGAGCAGACCCGGGCGATGCATCAGCCGAGCCTCACACCCCCGCCTGGAACAAGGCCAACTTTGTCAGGTCAGCCGAGTGGATCGAGCTCCTGCACCGCTCCAACCGCCAGCCGCCCCGGGATGGCGAGATCCGCTACACGGTTGCAGGAGCCCCTCTcgcggacgaggacgacagcTCACACATCTCCCCCGGTGGCGACCCCCCAAGCAAGCCGCCCCCTTTTCGTGTGGTCCTCGTCGACCTGGGGTTCGCGTGCCCGTTCTCCGAGTGCGAGAGCCGGAAGCTGGTCAACGCCCTCGCCTTTGCGCCGCCCGAGGGCCTGCTTCCCGGCAAGGACGGCAACGGCGTGCCGTGCTCGCACCGCGGAGACGTCTTctccctgggcctgctgttTTGGCATGTCGTCATGCTGCGGCAGCTCGCCGAGCCGACGTTCTCGCTCCCCGATGACGACAAGAGGACGCAGACCAAGAGCCAGCTGCTGCGTGACTTGGCTCAGCGTATCGGTCCGTTCCCCGCGGAGCTGCGCTCGTCTTGGGCCGACGCGGACCGGTTTGTCGATGGCGAGGGCAATGCTATCGATAATCTTGCAGAGGTGCACGGCGAAGAGGTCGAGCCTGGGGACTTTGAATACGGGGATATCTGGTACCAGGGGAGGCAGAGGAAGCCCCTGGACATGTCGGATGGTGAACTCGAGGTTTTTGTCGGGCTGGTGCTGTCCATGCTACGGTGGCAGGCTGAAGAGCGGCCTTCCACGGCTGAGTTGCTGGAGCATGAATGGTTCAAAGACCTATGCGAGCAACAATGACCACTCTTCATTGGGGGTAGCTGTATCATGCTTATGGGCCCGAGCTTTGTTTGTCTCACTTGATCACTCCTGGACCACTGAGAAAGACAGATGCACCATTGATGGATGAGCGGCCGTCGTCTCCCATTTCCACCAATGCCAACATCCCCTCAGACCTTGTAGAGACCCATGGTTTTGATCAACGGGCCGGGCGTGCCGCCTCGTAGACCCTCTACTTTGAATTCATCGCACTCGATGCAAAACATATTTGAGATGGAGGAGATACCGGGCCGGTTGTAGCAGTAATTAGCACATCCGGGGCATTATGCCTCCGTTTGAAAAGAAGAGGGTCATGCAGCCATGATATGATGCATTTGTTTTGCGAGTTCGGGCGGTTTACTCGTAGCAGGAAGAGGGTGTGCTGTCACTGGTCAGTAGGGCGGACACTACGCTAAAACCCTCTTTTGACAACGTGGATATCGACCGGCCTCTTGTAGCAAGCCGAAATGGGGTCTGACCGTCTTGGTGAATTAGATTTATCATTTCTCTTGTGCCAATGAGGAGCTGGGCAAGTAAACACCGTTTTGTCCAACGGTGGCTCTCCCTGATGGCGTGGAAACCGGGCAAGATCAGTCCCACGGCAACTTTACATTCAAGCTACTGGCTCAAGGTAAGTTTTAGGTTCTATCAATACCTGGTATCAAAGCTACCCACAGCTATGTCAATCGACAACAACACCAGCATGTCTTCTGGCTGTCTGAGTAATCAGTGTTACATCAGGTTATGGGAGGCCCTTATGTGAGCCCCTTTTACTCGCAGCCCGATGGGAGTGAATCAAGTTGGTTCAATACGTCATGTCACGGCTTCACGTGTGttctgttacgaccagacagttgggccggtaccaaagaggccaggtggggtcacacccctcctgacgacactcgcccaaaagagataccgaccggcagaacaacgattacctaaggacaaggccacgagatctcacgtgacctcacgtaaCGGCCAAGTAAATGGATCTCTATGATCTGTAGAATCTCAGTTGAGAATCACAGATCAAACAGATCAAGagggatcacattcggaacatagtctatataaggcacgctcattaccatgtagatagattcgattctaggattgcttagcaacaatcaaactctagttaacctcaatacttacttgagaacgatcataacttcacccccagtcattgagaaccccagttacccagccagacgctcagttgcttcaacccactgtactttaccctaagaacaggttacccgataccttgatcgtaacatgtTCGCTTAGCCTCTCACGAATCTCTTGCCTGTTTGAGTGATTTACCGTGCAGCAGCGAATTGTGAGGCATTGAGGCTCCTTTCTACCCGAAGGTCCAAGCCGAATGGTTGGGATTTTGAGCAGACTCGACAGGAACAAATGAAGATATATGACGGGGAAACAAAGGACATTAGCGGAGGAGCCTAACTTGGACTTGACGCACTGGCGGAATGAATATGCCTGCAGCTGACCTGGGGTTTGAGGCAATGCAACTCTGCTCGTCTATCTATCATGTATGATGTATGCATCTTTGTGTACACGcatttgccaaaaaaaaagaagggccGACTTGGCACATGGCTTCAAGCATTTGCCCACCGTGCTTGATGAGCTTGTGGTGGTGTTTTCTGTGAATCTGGGGAAGAACATCACGAGACCAACCAACCATAATCGTAGATGACTTCCCATCTGATGTTTCAATGCAGATAGATGCCTCGACCACACCGAAAAAAAGATGCATATTTTCTTCACTGAATAGACGCCGTGACCCTTGTCTTGTCGGGTCGACATTCCCGCAAAGCCAGGGGTGAGGGAGGCGATGCACAAACGCCAAGATGACATTGAAGCGGACGACGGAGGGCCAGGTCCGGAATGATCCATTGTGCTTTTCCAGAAGGGCTAGGTTAGGCCCCCAGGTCAGGCCCCCCCGACCTTTTTGCACCCCCGCGGTGGCGCCGATCGCAACGGTCTCCACCAGCATAATTCTGCCCTGTAACACCAAACATAgaagaaagacaaaaaaacaaagaaattAAACGATATGTGGGAACTGAAACATGTTCACCAGGGATTTGGCAGTGCGGGCCAAGCGATAGGGAAATTTGCGCTGCCTCAtgttgatgttttttttttctgtctccAACCGTTTGCTCTCGCAAtcatttccttctttttctttcgcgCTCCCCTCTCGGAGGCTGAGTGAGCTTTGCCAAGTCATTGTTAGTCGCATCGAAAGTGCACAATCGTCACATTGATGACTCGATGGGGTTTAGAGATGGAGCGAGACTCGCTGTCAGATGGATGAGCTTTTTTGACAGGTCTTTAGCAGCCGTTATCGATATCCCCAAATTCCCCGACCGTGGTAGgttgcaataccgtgccgtTGGTTGGCGTAGTGGTTACCATTACCGGCATAAGGTCCACCCACAGGGCAGCGCGAAGCGTGCAGATtgcggagaaaaaaaaagggcggaACTTGGACGTCCACAAAAATGGGACACACACCAGGTtgctaaaaaaaaagcctttgcATCGTGACAAGCCGTGAGTGCTGATGGACGGGGAGAAGGGAAGAAGCTTGAATATATAAATCTTGGCATTGTTCTGTCGACTGCCATATTTCCCACCAAGCAATCGGGTCCCTGTCGCATATTTTCGAGATGGGATTCCAAGTGATTGGTGGGACAAcaagaaaataaagaaaacaCAGGTGTGTAGGTGAAGAAGCAGCTTGCCGTCATCTGGGCGTCGCGAGAAAATGAAGGGAGGGATGCCAAGACGGAGCCTAGCCCACGACCTTATGGGTCGAGCAAAAAGCAAGAGAAGGAAACCTCACGGATGGAAAACATCTATAAGAAGGAACGTTTGAACGGTTTATTCATTCTCAATTCTGGTCTTTTCTGGCACCGCTCCGGCACGTCATTCATTCATCCCTCCCAGCTTCGGCTCATTACCTTTGCCTCCATCCCCGTCCCTTTGCTGGTTCATTGCCACTTTGCGCCCCTCCCCCCGCCCATCATGAAGTCGACAACCTTCCTCAGCCTGCTGGCGGCTCCGCTGGCCGCGCAGGCGCACTACATCTTCAGcatcgtcttcgtcaacggCGTGCAAAAGGGTGGCGACTACACGTACATCCGCAAGAACAGCAACACGTACATGCCGTCCTTCACCAACGACATAGTCAACTCGCCCGACCTGCGCTGCAACACGGGCGCGCGGGCCAACAGCGGCACGCAGACGCTGACGGTCAAGGCCGGCGACAAGATCGGCTTCAAGCTCTGGTACAACGAGTTCATCGAGCACCCCGGCCCGGGCTTCGTCTACATGTCCAAGGCGCCCGGGTCCGTGGCCAGCTACGACGGCAGCGGAGACTGGTTCAAGGCCTACGAGACGGGCCTGTGCGGCGGCCAGCCCAACTCGGACGGCGCCTGGTGCACGTGGCAAAAGGACCGCATCGAGTTCACCATCCCTCCCCGCACCCCGCCGGGAGAGTACCTGGTCCGCGTCGAGCACCTGGCCATCCACGAGTCGCACGTCGGCAAGGGCCAGTTCTACATGGAGTGCGCCCAGTTCAAGGTCGAGGGTCCCGGAGGCGGCTCGCCCGGCCCCTTGGTCAAGATCCCTGGTCTGTACAAGGCCAGCGACCCCGGTATCGCCTACAACAAGTGGACCAACAACCCGGCCCGCTACGTCATGCCCGGTCCCGCCGTCTGGGCCGACAACGGCTCCTCCAACCCTTCCAACCCTCCCTCCAACCCTCCCTccaacggcggcggtggcggtggcggctcCGGCTCCGGTGCTCCCCTTTATGGCCAgtgcggcggcgagggctgGACTGGCCCCAAGACCTGTGCTCAGGGTACCTGCAAGGTGTCCAACCAGTACTACAGCCAGTGCTTGTAGGCTGGGAAGATTGAGGATGTGTGATGATCCCAGGGGGAAACGTTTCATTCTGAGGGGATGTGTGGGCATTGGTGGAATTTGGGAAACAACAGTCGCTCCTTTTTGTCGCTAGATTCTGTCACGGTTTTCCGTTGTTTCTCGGTCGTAACTTTGCTCTTTTTCCATTCTTTGCTAGAATAGATAGCTCGCTGTCGGCTAGCATTATTGACTTTCTTTAAACCTGATCACTTGgggaagtagtagtagtagtagtattagttaacgccgggctcggcccggcttgttagccggccgttagcaacctcccgaggggtatctcggcgcgcgttctatcttctttatttacacagggggaaaacaaggagggcagaggcggatcgtgcctgaccgggttcgggcccggtcctgcttagggggttagttcactgacgcgaccccgtgcctaaggtgcacggagggttcgtctgacggcttgtgccgtgaagtgtgggtgaaaaggcagtaagtctattcctcgtcagagttcgagtcgtttacgatcggtgtccctaggcgtaaagtgcgttcgtggcgcgcggggcgctggcgggccgctctggggcgggcgctgaagtagttggtggctatcgaaaacgcctcaaagcttttcggttgcccgaggcttgtctggaagaatttgcggcgttgggcgcggtctggcggcccgaccggccgctcgttatcaagccacggccagtttctccacaccgcccgcgaatagcggcagtgcaccgggtgctcaggggaggtccgcttccagcaccaggcacacgaggtgtttgcatcctggtggttgaaacggtcatggtaggccttgaaatcgccgtggccggtcctcatggccaaataatggcccagtaggggtcttggcaaacgcagttcctcgggctcctttctcggtgtgtattggaatttccattccctatatgcgggggaccgttcacagagttctttacgccaccagtccttctctatattcgaaagaatggctctgaggaccgtgccggcaccgctatacgtggtttgctgagccctcgggtctgggtccggcggtccggcggagccggccttggccagctcgtcagcccggtcgtttcccgggattccctggtgcccagggcaccaacggacccgaacctcggtaccttgttttcggagtagatcgacaaggtcatggaactccagaaaggcccattgggacgaacgcggcgcgtcgcctctaagaccccaaataaccgaggtgctgtccacacaaatccagatccgggcgcctggctgggccttggctgccgcctgtagcccttttagggcgccaatcgcctcggcgtcgaaaacgtggctttccggcgtaatagatgcggagcctgcggcaaattccaggcccgccctaaaagcggcccatccgtaccctatttggacgcagttgttttcgtgtttttccgaaccatccgtatataccacgatatcgtcaggtgataccatgtccagccatttgataaagcggcgggccgcttcctctttcgggactcctccggtggggtcagtgcgagaatccggggcattgcgaggtgcgcgcaactctagtctccggatccgcgggagaagttgtgcagccgtttgcagggtcgtggccgaatggcccgagttgcgggcacgaggtgtttcacgcaggcggctgacaagggggtgccccttgtccgcgagccttagtcgggcgccgtatttcaggcgggtgtaggccagcgcgacgcgggccgagggtagtcctgcgtccctgagaacagtggacgagggggtggttttatacgccgggaggattgcccgtgccgctaaaaccagcggtttgttcaatgctttgaggagtcctctttgcttgtgcgctgggttgtaccatgcctcggctgcgtaggtggccgaggaacccacgcatgccaccgctgccttgcgaagtgcagccgcaggcggtccgtatcttactgccccaaagctcttgaggtgggcagcgaccg is from Pyricularia oryzae 70-15 chromosome 2, whole genome shotgun sequence and encodes:
- a CDS encoding cellulose-growth-specific protein, translated to MKSTTFLSLLAAPLAAQAHYIFSIVFVNGVQKGGDYTYIRKNSNTYMPSFTNDIVNSPDLRCNTGARANSGTQTLTVKAGDKIGFKLWYNEFIEHPGPGFVYMSKAPGSVASYDGSGDWFKAYETGLCGGQPNSDGAWCTWQKDRIEFTIPPRTPPGEYLVRVEHLAIHESHVGKGQFYMECAQFKVEGPGGGSPGPLVKIPGLYKASDPGIAYNKWTNNPARYVMPGPAVWADNGSSNPSNPPSNPPSNGGGGGGGSGSGAPLYGQCGGEGWTGPKTCAQGTCKVSNQYYSQCL